ATGCCGGCGGAGGAGCGCGAGGCCCGCATCCGGCTGCTGCTGGCTCTGGTGGGGTTGGAGCAGCATGCCAACCAGCGGCCGTACGAGCTGTCCGGCGGGCAGCGGCAGCGGGTCGCCATCGCGCGGTCGCTGGCGAACCGGCCCCGGCTGCTGGTGGCCGACGAGCCCACCGGGCAGCTCGACTCGCAGACCGGGCGGCAGATCATGGAGCTGCTGCGGGCACTCGTACGGAGTGAAGGGGTCACGGCGCTGGTCGCCACCCATGACCCCAGCCTGATCACGCTGGCCGACCGGGTCCTGGAGATCAGCGACGGCGTCGTACAGGAGGCGGCACTCACCTGACCCTCTCCGGGGCGCCTTCCGCGGGAGCGTGCCGGAGGGAGGATCGCGACGGGAGGATGGCGGCGAGGTTCCCGGCGGCGACCAGCACGCCGCCGGTCAGGGCGAGCGCCGTCACCCCGGTGACACCGGCCAGCGGCGCCGCCACGGCCAGCCCGAACGGCCGCGACGCGAACGAGATGAGCTGGTCGAACGAGCGCACCCGCCCCAGCGCCTGCTCCGGGATCTCGTCGGCCACCACCGTCTCCCACAGCGGGCTGAGCAGCCCCAGCCCGAACATCGCCACGAAGTACGCCCCCGCCATCACCGCGGTGGGCGCCGTCACGGCCAGGGCCACCATGGGCAGCAGGTAGCAGGCGGCGCCGGCCTGGACCACCGCCAGCGGCCTGCGGATGGGCAGCCGAGGAGCGGCCAGCACGCCCAGGACCAGGCCGACCGTGCCGCTCTGCACGATCACCGTCCAGCTCACCTCGCCGCCGAGCTCCCGCACGGCCGTCACGGGCGCGAGCGTCAGGAACAACCCGGCCATGAAGTGCCACACGCCGTGCGCGAGCGTGCAGGCCAGGAACCATCGACGTCCCCTGACCTCCCGCCACCCCTCGGCCACGTCCCTGCCGAAGGAGGAGACCTTTCCGGCATGGGGCGCCGCGGGCGTGCGGATCCCGCCGAGAGTGAGCGCCGAGCAGGCGAACAGCGCCGCCGTGAGCGCGGCCGCCCAGCCGGGACCGGCGGCCAGCGTGACCGTCCCCGCCAGCGCCGGAGCGACGACCGCGGACAGGCTGGTGGCCACGCCGATGCGCGCGTTCATCCGCAGCCTGTCCTCGCCGGGCACCACCGCGACCACCAGCCTCGGCACGGCCGGGCTGCCGAACGCGATGGCCACCCCCGCCACGGCGGACAGCACCGCCAGATCGAGGAGCCGGTTCACGCCGAGCAGCAGTTCCACGGCGATGGCGGCCTGCGACAGGCACCGGGTCAGGTCGGCGAGCAGCGCGACCCGTTCTGGCCGGATCCGGTCGGCCAGAACCCCGCCCACGGGAAGGAACAGCAGGAGCGGCACCATCTCGCTCGCCAGCACGATGCCCAGCGCCCCGCCGTCCCCGGTCGCCCGCAGCACCGCGAGCGTCAGGGTGGTGGGGATGAGCGCGGTGGCGAGCGCGGACAGGCACCGCCCGATGAGGAGTCGCTTGATCACAGGTCAGCAGAATATTTCGCCAGCGAATGTTTCGTCAACAAAATACTTGCGGCCGTATGATCCGTTGCATGGAGGACTCGGTCGATCGCCACCTGGCCCGCTGGCGCGGCAGGGCCCCGTTCGACGAGCGGGTGGAGGCGGTCGTGACGCGGATGCAGTTCCTCGTCAAGCACCTGGCCCACACCAAGGAGGCGGCGCTGAAGGAGGTGGGGATGCAGGACTTCGAGTTCGAGACGCTGCACCGGCTCGTGGCACGCGACGGCTCCGCGACCCCGTCCGAGCTGGCCGCCGACCTCCTGCTCTCCCCTGCGGGGATGACGGGCCGGCTGGACACCCTGGAGCGATCGGGTCTGGTACGTCGGATACGCAGCACGGAGGACCGCCGGCGGGTGGACGTCGAGCTCACCTCCAAGGGCCACGACCTCTGGATGGACGCGATGACGATCCGGGGGCAGGTGGAGGCCGACCTGGTGAACGCCCTCCCGCCCGCGGACCAGGCCCTCCTGGACGGCCTGCTCAAACGGCTCCTGGTGAAGGCGGAAGCCGGCCACTGACCTCTGCGCCGGTAATCCGATTGAGCGTGGCAGGCCACCGGTGGTATTCCAGTTCCGTCATTTCCGGCGATTCGGAGGCACTACGTGGCCCCATCCCCCTTCCGCATCGAGGTGCCCGGCGAGGTGCTGGACGACCTGCGGGCTCGTTTGCGTGCGACCAGGTTCACGGATCGCAGCGGGGCGCAGCCGTGGCAGGCCGGAGCCGACCCCGCGTACCTGCGGGATCTCGTGGCGTACTGGGCGGAGGGGTTCGACTACCGCGCCCGGGAGGCGGAGCTCAACGCGCTGCCGCACCACCGGGAGCAAGGCCTGCATTTCGTACGCATCCCCGGGGTCGGTCCCGCGCCCATGCCCATCCTCCTCTGCCATGGATGGCCGAGCAGCTTCCTGGAGATGCTCCCCCTGGCGGCACGCCTGTCCGACCCCGCCCGCCACGGCGGCGACCCGGCCGACGCGTTCGACGTCGTGATCCCGTCCATGCCGGGCTTCCTCTACTCCGACCTGCCTGTTGAGCCCCTCACACGGGCCGCGATGGCGCGTACGCTGCACACGCTGATGACCGACACCCTCGGGTACGAGCGGTACGCCGCCTTCGGCGGCGACATCGGCGGAGCGGCCATCCAGTGGCTCGGCGCGCTCCATCCCGAGGAGGTGGCCGGGATCCACCTGATCCATCCGCCGTTCCCCGCCTCGCTGGACGAGCCTCCTCTGTCGGCGGAGGAGCAGGCGTTCGTCGCGGCGGAGGAGGCGTACGACGAGCAGGACGGCGGCTACAGCGCCATCATGGGGACGCGACCCGACACCATCGCCGCCGCCCTGGTCGACTCACCCGCCGGACTGGCTGCGTGGATAGTCGACAAATATCGGGATTGGAGCGACTGCCACGGCGACGTGGAGTCCCGCTTCGACCGCGACACCCTGCTCACGATCCTGACGCTGTACTGGGCGACCGGCTCGATCGGCACCTCGTTCAGGCAGTACTACGACTGGGAGCACAACACCCCTCGGCCGCCGATCACGGTCCCGACGGCCATCACCCTCAGCCACGAACCGGTCATGACCGGCATCCCCCGCTCAATCGCCGAACGAGCCTGCACCGACCTCCGCCACTGGAGCGAACCTGGACGTGGAGGTCATTTCCTGGCGTTGGAGGAGCCGGAGCTGATGCATCGGGAGCTGACCACGTTCTTCCGCCCTCTCCGCCGCACCTCCTGACCCCGCCGAAGATGCGCCCTCGCCCCGCCGGACGCGCCCAAGCTGCCCCCTCAGCCCGCCACCCCGTCTCCTGACCCCCGCCCAAGCTGCGCCCTCGCCTCACCGCCCCATCCTGGAGCCCAGGCAACGCCGAAGTGCCTGCGGGGCGAGAGCAGCTGGACGCTCGTGCACACGGCACCACACCACACCACGTCAGGGCATGGGAGACGCGCTACCGCCCTGTGCGGCAGGCGACGATGACCTGCACCGTATGCTCCAACGCGTAGGCGGGGTCCGCTCCCCCGCCCTTGACCTGCTCATCCGCGCTGGCCACAGCCTGGATGGCCCTGGACAGCCCTTCGGGCCCCCACCCGTTCAGCTGCCGCTTGACCCGGTCGACCTTCCACGGCGGCATGCCGACATGGCTGGCCAGTTGCCCACCCCGAAGGTTGCGCGGCGCGCTGCCGACCTTGGCCAGCGAGCGCAGCCCACCGGCCAGCGCGCTCACCAGCAGGACGGGAGCGACCCCGGTGCCGAGAGCCCACCGCAACTGCTCCAGCGCGTCGGCCAGGCGGCCCTCGACAGCGGAGTCCGCCACGTTGAAGCCGGTCACCTCGGCCCGGCCCTTGTGGTAGCGAGCCACGGCGGCCGCGCTGATCGTCTTGTCTTCCGTGTCGAACGCCAGCTGGCTGCAGGCCGCCGCCAGCTCCCGCAGGTCGTTGCCCACGGCCTCGAGCAACGCCTGGGCCGCGTCGCCGGCGATGCTCCGCCCGGCCCGCTTGAACTCGCCCTTGATGAAGTCGAGCCGCTCCCCTGCCTTGGTGACCTTGTCAACCGTGACCACCTTGGCCCCGGCCTTCTTCACCCCATCGACCAGCGCCTTCCCCTTCACCCCGCCCGGGTGCGCCAGCACCAGCACGGTGTCGTCGGAGGGCTGCTTGGCATAGGCGACGATCTCGGCGATGACCTCCTTCGCCAGATCCTGCGCCGATCGGATCACCACCACGGACCGATCGCCGAAGAGCGACGGCGAAGTCAGCTGCGTCAGCTCCCCGACACCGACCTTCCCGCCCAGGAGGTCATGCACCTCGGCTGCCGGGTCAGCGGACCGAGCCGCCGCGACGACACCGCTGACCGCCCGCTCGGCCATCAGCTCCTCATCGCCGAGGACCAGGGTCACAGGTGCTGGATCGGTTCCCGCCATGTCAGGAGCATGCCACGCGCCGCCGACAACCTGGTACTCGAAGGGCCCTTGGAGCACCATCGACAGCCTGGTACTCCCAGGGACAGGGAGAATGCGCAGGTCGCGCTTATGGTGGTTTGCATGGCAACCGGAAGTGAGCTGGGCGACTACCTGCGTTCCCGGCGTGAGCGCGTCCGTCCGGAGGACGTCGGTCAGCCCGGGGGCGACAGGCGCCGGGTGCCGGGTCTGCGCCGCGAGGAGGTAGCCCTGCTCGCGGGGATCAGCACCGAGTACTGCCTCCGTCTTGAGCAGGGGCGCGACCGTCACCCTTCAGAGCAGGTCCTTCACGGCATCGCCCGTGCCTTGCTGCTGGACGGTGACGAGGAGACGTACCTGCGCGAGCTGGCCCGCCCGCCGCGTCCCAGATCGCGAAGGGCCGCGCGTCCGGCGAAGGTCAGCCCCGGTGTGGAGAGCCTGATCAACAGCTGGACCGCCACTCCCGCCTACGTCCACGGCCCGCACATGGTCACGCTCGCCGCGAACCCCATGGCGGTCGCCTTGTGCCCGCACTTCGCCGTGGGCGTCAATTCTCTGCGCGCCGCGTTCCTGGAGCAGGAGATGCGCGAGCTCTACCGCGACTGGGACGGGATGACGGCCAAGGCGCCGCCACCTCAGCAGCGCCAAAGCCCGCCGCCTGCTCGGCTGGACCCCACGCTCCAGCGAAGAGACGGTCACGTCGACGGCCGAGAGCCTCCTCCGCCACGGCCTCCTCAGGCAGGCCTGAGGGCATGGGCACCGCGGCCACGCAGAACCACGACCACCTCTCTTTCCCTCTCACGGCATGGGGAGCCTATGGATACGCGAAATCACGGCTGGTTCCCTTCCCGCCCAGGGCATGGAGGGCATACGGACCACACGAAACCATGCCCACCTCCCTTCCTTTCCCACGGCATTTGATCTACAGGCCACGCGAAACCACAGCCATCTCCCCTCCCCTCTCCACAACGGCGAGGTCGCCGGATTTATCGGTCCGGTAGACACTGGCCCCCAGCCGGTGGAGGAGCGCGAGCGTGGACAGGGCCGGATGGCCGTAGTCGTTGCCGGCCCCCACGCTGATCAACGCGGCCCGCGCGCCGACGGCCGACAGGAAGGCCGGGGACTGCCTGTTGGATCCGTGGTGCGGGGTCTTGAGGATGTCGGCCCGTACCGCAACCCGCCGCAACAGCTCCTCCTGCGCCTCCGTCTCCAGGTCGCCGCTCAGCAGGATCGAGCCGGACCGCCAGCGCACGTGGACGACCACGCTGGAGTTGTTGATCTCGCTGCCCTCCCCCTGCCCGTTCATCTCGCTCTGAGCGGGGTCGGGGCCGAGCACGGTCAGCTCCGACGGACCGAACCGCCAACCCGCCCCTGGCGATGCCGTCCATTCCGGTATGTGGTGGCGTACCAGTGTGGCCGAGATGTGAGCGCTGGATCGAGCACCGGTCCGTTGCGGGCTGACGACCACGGCTCCCACGCGCCGGTTCCTGAGCACGCCCGCGAGGCCGTCCACATGGTCGGCATGCGGGTGGGTGAGGATGAGCAGAGGTACGTCGTCAACGCCGACCCTGCGCAGGCACCGGTCCATGACGACCGGATCAGGCCCGGTGTCGACCACGACGCCTCGCCCCGGCCCCGCCGCCACGACAAGGCCGTCCCCTTGGCCGACATCGCACATCACCATCAGCCACCCCTTGGGCGGCCACGAACCGGCGATGGGCCGGATCACCAGCACCGCCACCATGGCGGCACCGGCCACCGTCAGCGCCACCGCCCTCCAGGCCCGCCGCCGCAGGATCGGGATCGCGACCGCCACCACGACCAGAAGCAATCCCAATCCTGGAAGGCCACCGGGCCATGGCACGGTGGCGAACGGCAGGTTGACCGCCCAGCGGGCCACCGTGACGATCCACCCGACCGCGTAACCGGCCGGAATCACCAGAAGCCTGGCGCCTCCGGGCCATACGGGCGCCACCAGGGCGGCACCGAACCCGAGCAGCGTCGCAGGCGCCACCGCCGGAGCCACGAGCAGGTTGGCGACCACCGCGACGGGGGTCAGTTGTCCCGCCATCAGCACGAGAACGGGCGTCACCGCCATCTGCGCGGCCACCGGCACAGCGACAGCCTCGGCCATCCAACGCGGCAACCCATACGCCCTTCTGGAAGCGTCGCCGCCACCCGATGACCCATACGCCCCTTTGGAAGCGCCGCCGCCCGATGACCCATCTCTCTCTGAGGTGGTGGTCCCGCCCTTGGGCGGCGACAAGCGATCGCGCCAGCGTGGGGCGAGAACGAGGATGCCCGCGGTTGCCGCGACCGAGAGGGCGAAGCCGTACGAGCGGGCCAGCTCGGGAGCGAACAGCACCAAGAGGAGGACCGTTGCCGACAGAGCCGCCAGACCGTCCTTCGAGCGGCCTGTGCCCAGCGCGATGGCGGCGGCCAGGCCCATGAGGAGGGCACGTAGGACACTCGGCGACGGGCGGGCGACCACGGCGAAGGCGAGCATCGCGATAGCCGCGAAGACAGCTCTCAGAGGGAGCGGGAGCCCGAGGAGGCGAGACAGGGCAAGGGTGGCGCCTGCCACGATTGCCAGGTTTGCACCGCTTACGGCGTTCAAGTGGCGGCTCAGTCCTGCCTCCTTGAGGTCGGCTGTCACTTGAGGGTCCATGCGTGAGACATCACCGACGACCAAACCCGGCAGGAGTCCTCGCTGATCGGCGGGAAGGTCGTCGGCGGCGGCTCGCAAGCCCGACCTGAGGGTGCCCGCCGCCGCCTGGAGGCCGGACGGGGCTGTCAGGACCCGGGGGCGACCCTGCACCAGGAGGATGGCTGCAACGAGATCGCCAGGGTTCGGCCTGGCCAGGCGGCCGGTGACCTCAATGTGCTGGCTGGGAAGAAAGGCGCTCCAGTCGTGTCCGCTGGCGAAGACGGTGATGGGGACGTTGACGGACTCTCGGGTGCGGGCCGTTTGAATGAGCTCCAGGGTGGCTGGGATCACGTAGCTCTCTTGGTTGAAGTGGCCGCCTCTGCTCGCTCTCCGCTTGGGGTCGTCTGTCAGGGCGATCTGGGCGGTTACAGAGGTGTTCCTCTTGGCCAGGTCGGCCGCTGGGCCGGTGCTCAGGGCGTGGACCCGGAAGGCGACCGACGCCGAGGCCGCAGCGGCACAGATGAGCATGGCAATGGCGATGTTGCGCCATGGGGCCGGGAGAGCCGATCGCCGTGCCTCCCGTTGAAGTCCAGATAGCCGGCACCCATGCCAAGGGAGTCGGTCCCCGAGCCAAGCAAATCGGCGCCTGAGCCAACGGAGTCGGTCCGCGGGCCAAGGGTGCCGATGCCCAAGCCAGCGGCCCCGATACATGAGCCGAGTTGGCTGGTCGGCGAGTCTCGTTGGCCCGGTCACGGACTGGTCGCGCGACGGTATGGACCGGGCGCGCCAGGCTACGACCGTCGCGGCCAGGGCCGCGGATATGGCGACGATCAGGCCTGTGCGGGCAGAGCAGCCGAGTAGCGTCAGGGCGCCCGCCCAGGCGGCGAGCGCGGGCAGGATGAGTGGCCAGGCATGTTCACGCTTGTCGCCGCCCTGGTCGGTGCTGACTCCGCCCGCCTGTTCGGTGGGGATTCCCCCGGCCTGGCCGATTCGCGCTCCGCCGGCCCGGCTGGGGCGGACTGGGGTGGCCTGATCTGCGCGGGTGTCACTGGTGCGCGGAATAGCCATGTCAGACGCTGACCCTCGCCTTGAGCTCGTCGAACTTACGTGGGCCTATTCCAGTCACCTCACGTAGCTGCTCAATTGCGGTGAAACCACCATGAGAGTCGCGGAACTCGGTGATACGGGCTGCCAGGACCTCCCCTACGCCGGGAAGCTGTTCGAGTTGGTCGGTCGTGGCGGAGTTGAGGTTGAGTACGGCGGTGGCGCCCGGGTCCGTGCTGGAGGATCCGAGGGCTGCCTGGGTGGCGGTGCCGCCTACGACTATCTGCTCGCCGTCGACCAGGCGTCTGGCGAGGTTGAGTGAGCCGGTGGAGGCGCCGCGCGACGCGCCTCCTGCTGCCGTCACGGCGTCCGTGACCCGTGAGCCTGAAGGGAGTTGGTAGACACCGGGCTTGTGGATCTTTCCGGTGACGTGGACGGTCACCTTGGCCGGGGCGGTCGGCGTCGGCGACGGGGTCGTATGTGCGGCGATCGGAGTGGGCGGTGGCAAGGGCTCTGGTGAGGGCTGGGAACGCCAGAGGAAGAAGGCCGCGACGGCGGCGGCGAGGGCTCCCACGGCCAGCAGGACCCGAAGACCGGGCTTTCCTGGGTCGAGGGCCGGAGCCTGGGCGGCGAGGGCCGCTCGGAATGCCTGGAAGGTGAGTGGTACGGGGACAGAGCCGCCGCTCCCTCGGCGTGGTGGGGCCGAAGCGTTCGGCAGCTCTTCGTGGGGATCGGGTGAGGCGGTTTCCTCCTCCCATCCGCCCGTCGCACCGGATGAGAGCACGACGGCGGGAACCCCACGGTTCCCCTCCTGACTCCCCTCCTGGGGCCGCTCAACCTCACGCCCTCTCTGGTGGAGACCGGGTGACGGCCATCCGGCTTGTTGGCCACTCCCCTGAGGGCTGTATGGGTGCCGTCCACCTTGGCGGCCTCTGCCTCCAGCTCCGAATGGAACGTCATGAGCCCGAACCTCGGCCGGCTCACCCGTGCCGCCGGCGGGCCGGCCGAGAGGATGGCGGGAGCGGCGGGAAGGCGCGTTGATCGACCGTAGCCGGGACTCGGCTATGGTCCGCTCTGCCGTGGGATCGGGGGTTCGCACGGCAGCGAACGTATGTTCTCAGCGGTCGCCGCCGAGGTCCCGAACCTCGTTCTGGGGATGGAGAGGAGAGGGGTCCATGGGCTGTGGACAACGCCCCAGGATGATCGAAGGGTTGGGGTCTGGCCCTGGGCGAGGCCATGCGGGTCGAGCGTCCAAGGGCTGAAGGTCCGTACGCGAGACCGAACGGGGCAGAGCGGAAGGATCCAAGGTCCGTACGCGAGACCGAGCGGCACGGAACTACAGGTCAGACGACGTGACCGTGAGGCCGAGCATGCCGGGGCCCACGTGGGCGCCGATCACCGCTCCGAGCTCCACCACCCGCAACTCCACCAGACCGGCCAGCCGCTTCGGCAGGCGCTCCGCCAGCGCCTCGGCCCGTTCCCTTGCCCCCAAGTGCTGTACGGCCACCTCCACGGGCCCCTCGCCCGCCGCCCGCACGGCCAGGTCCTCCAGGCGGGCGATGGCGCGTGACGACGTACGGACCTTCTCCAGGAGCGAGATGCGACCGTCCACGATGTGGAGCAGCGGCTTGATCATGAGGGCAGAGCCGACGAGGGAGGCGGCCGTGCCGATGCGGCCGCCGCGACGCAGGTACTCGAGGGTGTCGACGTAGAAGAACGACCGGGTGGTCTCCATGCGGCGGCGGGCGGCCGACGTCACCTCCTCCAGGGAGGCGCCGCTCGCGGCGGCGCGGGCGGCCGCCAGGACCGGGTAGCCGAGCCCCATGGCGATCGAACGGCTGTCGATCACTTCCACGGGTACGGATGCCTGGCCGGCGGCCGCCTGGGCGGACTCGACGGTGCCCGACAGCTCCCGGGACAGGTGGATCGAGACGATGCCGGTCGCGCCTGCGGCCGCCAGGGAGGAGTAGCAGGACGCGAAGCTCTCCGGCGAGGGGCGGGAGGTGCTGGCGGAGGCGAGGTCGCCCCTGAAAGAGCCTGCGTCGCGGAAGCCGCCGCCACCCCCACCTGAAGGCATCCCGTCGTTGCCGGCCCTCTCATGCTGAGATACGGCCTGCTCAGGTGCGGCGCGCTCATGATGGGACGCGCCGCCGCCCGCCCGCAGGGGAGGTTCGCCGAACGAGGGCTCGTCGTACGACACACCCCCGGCGATCACCTGCACCGGCACCACCGCGACACCCGGCACATCCGGCAGATAGGCCGTCGAGTCGGTGACGACGGCGACCAAGGGCGGCACGACCCGGGGCCGGCTACTGAACGGGCGTCCCACCCCGCCACACCCGGCGCGGCTTGAGCCCGAAGGACCAGGCGAAGGCGCCCTCGTGGTCGGCGTCCCACTGGACGATGTCCGCCAGCCGGCCCGGCGCCAGGACGCCGCGGTCAGGAGCGCCAAGGACGGTGGCGCCGCCGAGGGTGGCGGCACGCAGGGCGTCGTTGACGCTCATCCCGAAGGCCGACACCGCCATGGCGATGACCAGGGACATCGAGGTGATGCCGCAGTAGCCGGGGTTGTGGTCGCTGCCGAGGGCGATCTGCACGCCGTGCTTGATCATCTGGCGGACCGGCGGGAGATGGCCGCGCTGGAGAGCGGTGGCCGGGCAGACGACGGCGGGCACGCCGTAGCGGGACATGATCGCGATGTCCTCGTCCGACATGTGGTGCAGCCCGTCGGCGGAGGCACAGCCGAGCTCGGCGGCCAGCTGGACGGCGCCGCGGCGGCTGTAGAGGCCGGCGTGGATGCGCGGCAGCAGCCCGACGTTGCGCCCCGAGGCGAGCACCCAGCGGGACTCCTCGGTGGTGAAGTGGCCCTCGTCGCAGTAGACGTCGACGCTGTCGGCGCCCGCCGCGGCCGCGTCCGCGCACCAGGCGCCCACGGCCTCGACGTATTCGCGCTGCCGCCCGAAGTACTCGGGCGGCACGGTGTGCGCCGCCAGGAACGTGACGTGCACCCGCGGCATCATCGGCTCCTTCTCCAGCTCACGCAGGAGTCGGACGTCGGCCAGCTCGCCGTCGCGGGTGAGGTGGTAGCCGGTCTTGGCCTCGACGGTGGTGGTGCCGCTGAGCAGCCAGCCGCGCAGCCGCTCGCGTACGCCGTTGCAGAGGGTCCACGGGTCGGTGCCGCGGGTCACGGTGACGGTCGAGCCCACGCCGCCGCCCGCCGCGGTGATCGAGGCCGAGGTGGAGCCGCCGGTGCGGATGGCCAGCTCGGCGTAGCGGTTGCCGGCGTAGACGGGATGGGTGTGGGCGTCGATGAGACCGGGCGTGACGAGCGCGCCGCCCAGGTTTTCGACGTGGTCGACGTCGACGATGTCGTCGACGACCCCGGGCACGCTCTGCGGCAGGTCGGGCGCCCGCCCGACCCACGCGATGCGATCGTTGTGCACGAGGATGGCCGCGTTGCTGAGGACCTCGTTGCCGGTCCAGAGGCGGCCGATGTTGGTCAGCAGTCGAACGGTCACCGCATCACCGCCTCGCGTGAGCCCCCACTCGCGCACCGGCATGAGCGCAGCGCACAGCGCACGGCTTGTGCCGCGCCCACTGAGTCCGCTCCGGGTCCGGACGACATGGGGGGTCTCCTGCTCTCATCCGCATCTTGTTGTGCGGTGACCGTATCGCCAGAGTCATGATCCAGCGATTTCAGTTCAGTTACGTTATTTCACAGCTGGGCTCGCTGTACAGGGTTATTCGGAAGAAAGCCCAATGATCCCAGCCGTCACCCAGCCCTACATCGTCCCCACGGCCCCCGTTGACGACTTCGACACGTTGAGTCATCATCCGAAACCTAGAACCCGAAACCCAGAAACCCGATCACACCAGACCTACGATGGGCCTGGCCAATCTTAGCAACCCCTTGACTCGGGGACCACTGACGCTTTTGGGTAGGCATGCGTACTTTGCGGGCGACGATCTACCCCACCAAAGGCAACCGGGCGGCCCCACCGTACCGTGCCGATGGGGACCGCCCGGCCGCAATGCCGTAACTGCTACAGGCGCTAGGAGACGCGCTCCACGGGCTTGCCCACCCGATCCAGCTCCTGCTGCAGGCCGGGCAGCACGCGGGCGTGCAGGATCGTGCCGTCCTCCACGTGCTCGACGGAGAGCACCTCGCCCTCCTGGTGCACCCGGGAGATCAGATCCCCTCTGTCGTACGGCACGAGCAGGTGAACCTCGTGGTCCAGCCGAGGCAGCTCCCGCTCGATGAGCGCCATCAGCTCGGGAATGCCGCGGCCCGTCCGTGCCGACACCACGACGCTGTCGCGCTCGCGCCGCATGATCCGATCGATCACGTCCTGATCGGCCGCGTCGGCCTTGTTGATCACGACGATCTCGCGTACGTCCGAGGCGCCGTCGATGTCGGCCAGCACCTCGCGTACGGCGGCCAGCTGCCCCTCGGGGTCGGGGTGCGAGCCGTCCACCACGTGCAGGATCAGGTCGGCGTCGGCCACCTCCTCCAGCGTCGAGCGGAACGCCTCGACGAGCTGGTGCGGCAGATGCCGGACGAAGCCGACGGTGTCGGCGATCGTGAACAGCCGGCCTTCCGGCGTGCGCGCCCGGCGCACGGTCGGGTCGAGGGTGGCGAACAGCGCGTCCTCCACCAGCACGCCCGCGCCCGTGACGCGGTTGAGCAGCGAGGACTTGCCGGCGTTGGTGTAGCCGGCGATGGCCACGGCCGGGACCTCGCGCCGCTGGCGCCGGTGGCGCATGGTGTCGCGCGAGGTGGACATGCCGCTGATCTGGCGGCGCAGCTTGGCCATGCGCTCGCGGATGCGGCGGCGGTCCAGCTCGATCTTGGTCTCACCGGGGCCGCGGCCGCCGATGCCGACGCCGCCCGCGGCGCGACCGCCGACCTGCCTGGACAGGTTGCCACCCCAGCCGCGCAGGCGGGGCAGAAGGTACTGCAGCTGTGCCAGCTCGACCTGGGCCTTGCCCTCGCGGCTCTTGGCGTGCTGGGCGAAGATGTCGAGGATCAGCGCGGTGCGGTCGATGACCTTGACCTTGACCGTGTCTTCGAGCTGGCGGAGCTGGCCGGGGGTCAGCTCGCCGTCGCAGATGACGGTGTCGGCGCCGGTCGACTCGACCACGTCGCGCAGCTCGAGCGCCTTGCCGGAGCCGATGTAGGTGGCCGGGT
This genomic interval from Nonomuraea helvata contains the following:
- a CDS encoding ComEA family DNA-binding protein, producing MGALAAAVAAFFLWRSQPSPEPLPPPTPIAAHTTPSPTPTAPAKVTVHVTGKIHKPGVYQLPSGSRVTDAVTAAGGASRGASTGSLNLARRLVDGEQIVVGGTATQAALGSSSTDPGATAVLNLNSATTDQLEQLPGVGEVLAARITEFRDSHGGFTAIEQLREVTGIGPRKFDELKARVSV
- a CDS encoding DegV family protein — its product is MPPLVAVVTDSTAYLPDVPGVAVVPVQVIAGGVSYDEPSFGEPPLRAGGGASHHERAAPEQAVSQHERAGNDGMPSGGGGGGFRDAGSFRGDLASASTSRPSPESFASCYSSLAAAGATGIVSIHLSRELSGTVESAQAAAGQASVPVEVIDSRSIAMGLGYPVLAAARAAASGASLEEVTSAARRRMETTRSFFYVDTLEYLRRGGRIGTAASLVGSALMIKPLLHIVDGRISLLEKVRTSSRAIARLEDLAVRAAGEGPVEVAVQHLGARERAEALAERLPKRLAGLVELRVVELGAVIGAHVGPGMLGLTVTSSDL
- the hutI gene encoding imidazolonepropionase is translated as MTVRLLTNIGRLWTGNEVLSNAAILVHNDRIAWVGRAPDLPQSVPGVVDDIVDVDHVENLGGALVTPGLIDAHTHPVYAGNRYAELAIRTGGSTSASITAAGGGVGSTVTVTRGTDPWTLCNGVRERLRGWLLSGTTTVEAKTGYHLTRDGELADVRLLRELEKEPMMPRVHVTFLAAHTVPPEYFGRQREYVEAVGAWCADAAAAGADSVDVYCDEGHFTTEESRWVLASGRNVGLLPRIHAGLYSRRGAVQLAAELGCASADGLHHMSDEDIAIMSRYGVPAVVCPATALQRGHLPPVRQMIKHGVQIALGSDHNPGYCGITSMSLVIAMAVSAFGMSVNDALRAATLGGATVLGAPDRGVLAPGRLADIVQWDADHEGAFAWSFGLKPRRVWRGGTPVQ
- the hflX gene encoding GTPase HflX → MHDYSALDLDEFENGDMDLEERQALRRVAGLSTELQDVSEVEYRQLRLERVVLVGVWTSGTVEDAENSLLELKLLAETAGSEVLEGLIQRRQKPDPATYIGSGKALELRDVVESTGADTVICDGELTPGQLRQLEDTVKVKVIDRTALILDIFAQHAKSREGKAQVELAQLQYLLPRLRGWGGNLSRQVGGRAAGGVGIGGRGPGETKIELDRRRIRERMAKLRRQISGMSTSRDTMRHRRQRREVPAVAIAGYTNAGKSSLLNRVTGAGVLVEDALFATLDPTVRRARTPEGRLFTIADTVGFVRHLPHQLVEAFRSTLEEVADADLILHVVDGSHPDPEGQLAAVREVLADIDGASDVREIVVINKADAADQDVIDRIMRRERDSVVVSARTGRGIPELMALIERELPRLDHEVHLLVPYDRGDLISRVHQEGEVLSVEHVEDGTILHARVLPGLQQELDRVGKPVERVS